In Acipenser ruthenus chromosome 6, fAciRut3.2 maternal haplotype, whole genome shotgun sequence, the following proteins share a genomic window:
- the ccn2a gene encoding CCN family member 2a, with protein sequence MSAGMKNLKLTSFIFLTLFCWVSAQDCSGECKCPDVPPECSAGVSLVMDGCSCCKVCAKQIGELCTENDICDHHKGLFCDFGSPMNRRIGVCTAKEGSPCIFGGMVYRSGESFQNSCKYQCTCLDGGVGCVPLCSIDVRLPSPDCPMPRRVKVPGKCCEEWVCDLPRQQTMVGPALAAYREEATYGPDPSMMRANCLVQTTEWSACSKTCGMGISTRVTNDNRQCRLEKQTRLCLVRPCESQMEESIKKGKKCIRTPRISKPMKFEFSSCTTTKTYRPKFCGVCTDGRCCTPHRTTTLPVEFKCPDGEVMKKKMMFIKSCACHYNCPGENDIFQSMYYKKMLGDMA encoded by the exons atgtcTGCTGGAATGAAAAACCTGAAATTAACTTCTTTCATCTTTCTCACCCTGTTTTGCTGG GTGTCTGCCCAGGATTGCAGTGGCGAGTGCAAGTGCCCTGATGTGCCCCCCGAATGCTCTGCTGGTGTGAGCTTGGTCATGGATGGTTGTAGCTGCTGCAAGGTGTGTGCCAAACAGATCGGGGAGCTCTGCACTGAGAACGACATCTGTGACCATCACAAAGGGCTTTTTTGTGACTTTGGATCCCCTATGAACCGCAGAATCGGAGTTTGCACAG CCAAAGAAGGTTCTCCATGTATCTTTGGAGGCATGGTGTACAGGAGTGGAGAGAGCTTCCAGAACAGCTGTAAATACCAGTGCACCTGTCTGGATGGGGGGGTTGGCTGTGTGCCCCTCTGCAGCATTGACGTCCGTCTTCCAAGCCCAGACTGCCCCATGCCACGACGAGTTAAGGTCCCAGGAAAATGCTGTGAGGAGTGGGTGTGCGATCTCCCAAGACAACAAACCATGGTCGGCCCTGCCCTGGCTG CTTACAGAGAGGAAGCTACCTACGGTCCTGACCCTTCCATGATGCGTGCCAACTGCCTGGTTCAGACCACTGAATGGAGCGCATGCTCCAAGACTTGCGGCATGGGAATCTCTACCAGGGTCACCAACGACAACAGGCAATGCAGGCTGGAGAAGCAAACCAGGTTGTGTCTGGTCAGACCATGCGAGTCACAGATGGAGGAGAGTATTAAg AAAGGAAAGAAGTGTATCCGCACCCCCAGGATCTCCAAGCCCATGAAATTCGAGTTTTCCAGCTGCACCACTACCAAAACCTACAGGCCCAAGTTCTGCGGAGTCTGCACCGATGGCCGTTGCTGCACTCCCCACAGAACAACCACCCTCCCCGTGGAGTTCAAGTGCCCCGATGGTGAGGTGATGAAGAAGAAGATGATGTTCATCAAGTCCTGCGCCTGCCACTACAACTGCCCTGGGGAGAACGACATCTTCCAGTCCATGTACTACAAAAAAATGCTTGGAGACATGgcttaa